One part of the Odontesthes bonariensis isolate fOdoBon6 chromosome 15, fOdoBon6.hap1, whole genome shotgun sequence genome encodes these proteins:
- the cth gene encoding cystathionine gamma-lyase: MAHTSKQDEQNDVFAGFRTAFKSFATEAIHVGQEPEQWTSMAVVPPISLSTTFKQHSPGNHAGFEYSRSGNPTRNCLEKAVAALDGAKYSLAVASGLAATLTVTHLLKAGDGIVCMDDVYGGTNRYFQKIAINFGLDISFADCTRPDLLKAALKPNTKLVWIETPTNPTMKVVDIKACSELVHEHHKDIVVVVDNTFMSAYFQRPLALGADICMYSATKYMNGHSDVVMGLISVNRDDLYERLKFLQNALGGVPSPFDCFLCNRGLKTLHLRMERHFKNAMAAAKFLEADPRVERVIFPGLPSHPQYEVVKRQCTGCPGMITFYIKGKLEHATTFLSNLKMFAVAESLGGYESLAEHPAIMTHASVPEKERNVLGISDTLIRLSVGLEDEADVIEDLDQALNAAHPKKK; encoded by the exons ATGGCTCATACCAGCAAACAAGATGAGCAGAACGATGTGTTCGCCGGCTTTCGCACGGCTTTTAAATCTTTCGCCACAGAGGCCATACATGTCGGCCAGGAGCCGGAACAATGGACATCTATGGCTGTAGTGCCACCGATTTCCCTATCCACTACCTTCAAGCAGCATTCACCAGGAAACCACGCC GGTTTTGAGTACAGCCGGAGTGGAAACCCGACCAGAAACTGTCTTGAGAAGGCTGTGGCAGCGCTGGATGGAGCAAAGTACT CCCTTGCCGTTGCCTCAGGACTGGCTGCCACGTTGACTGTCACTCACCTGCTCAAAGCAGGTGATGGGATAGTCTGCATGGATGATGTGTATGGAG gcacaAACCGCTACTTCCAGAAAATCGCAATTAATTTTGGCTTGGACATATCTTTTGCTGACTGCACTAGACCAGACCTGCTCAAGGCTGCTCTGAAGCCAAACACTAAA CTGGTGTGGATCGAAACGCCAACCAACCCCACGATGAAGGTTGTTGACATCAAGGCCTGCTCTGAGTTGGTGCACGAGCACCATAAAGACATAGTGGTGGTCGTGGACAACACCTTCATGTCGGCCTATTTCCAG CGCCCCTTGGCTTTGGGAGCTGATATCTGCATGTATTCAGCCACCAAATACATGAATG GTCACAGTGATGTGGTGATGGGCCTGATCTCAGTGAACAGGGACGACCTGTATGAGCGACTGAAGTTTCTGCAGAATG CGCTGGGTGGTGTACCATCTCCTTTCGACTGCTTCCTGTGTAACCGTGGACTGAAGACGCTGCACCTGCGCATGGAGCGGCACTTTAAGAACGCCATGGCTGCTGCCAAGTTTCTAGAGGCTGATCCCAGAGTGGAACGCGTCATCTTCCCAG GCCTGCCCTCTCACCCACAGTACGAGGTGGTGAAGAGACAATGCACCGGCTGTCCTGGGATGATCACCTTCTACATAAAGGGCAAACTCGAGCATGCCACCACTTTCCTCAGCAACCTTAAA ATGTTTGCAGTAGCAGAGAGTCTTGGTGGCTATGAAAGTTTAGCAGAACATCC GGCGATTATGACCCATGCATCAGTGCCAGAAAAGGAGAGGAATGTTCTGGGTATCAGCGACACACTGATTCGCCTCTCTGTTGGACTGGAGGATGAGGCAGACGTCATCGAGGACCTGGACCAGGCGCTGAATGCTGCT CATCCAAAGAAGAAGTGA